A portion of the Bacteroidetes Order II. bacterium genome contains these proteins:
- a CDS encoding PspA/IM30 family protein, which yields MSIWKRFVRAVKSLFGGLVSTIEDPKLILEENIRELNDQVPKMNENIATVKANVMLLQKEVAKYEAELADLTSKIKAGIQANREDIAQQYAIRYEQVKASLGSAKEQLQFAAAAYDKALQVKKAFMREKDRKIQEAKEALRAHERAQWQAKVADTLEQFEVGGISATHDEMIQKINEQTAKSEARMEIALDSIDTQAMKIEEDAQSIRASEIVNQFKLEMGVGGGAPAGQRKSLLDIPDETGSSGGSSASRTREGV from the coding sequence ATGTCCATCTGGAAACGATTTGTCCGTGCAGTTAAATCCCTCTTTGGCGGATTGGTCTCTACCATCGAAGATCCAAAACTAATCCTTGAAGAGAATATTCGGGAACTGAATGATCAGGTTCCGAAGATGAATGAAAATATTGCCACGGTAAAGGCCAATGTGATGTTGCTCCAAAAAGAAGTGGCCAAGTATGAAGCCGAACTGGCCGATTTGACCTCTAAGATAAAGGCGGGCATTCAGGCTAACCGCGAAGATATTGCACAGCAATACGCCATCCGGTACGAACAGGTAAAGGCGTCGCTTGGATCTGCGAAAGAGCAATTACAGTTCGCCGCCGCTGCCTACGACAAAGCGCTTCAGGTGAAAAAAGCCTTTATGCGGGAAAAAGACCGCAAAATTCAGGAGGCCAAAGAAGCACTGCGCGCCCACGAACGGGCCCAATGGCAAGCAAAAGTGGCCGATACCCTCGAACAATTTGAAGTCGGTGGTATTTCTGCCACACACGATGAGATGATCCAAAAGATCAATGAGCAAACCGCAAAGTCGGAAGCTCGTATGGAGATTGCTTTAGACTCCATTGATACGCAAGCCATGAAGATCGAAGAAGATGCCCAAAGCATCCGTGCCTCCGAGATTGTGAACCAATTTAAATTGGAAATGGGTGTTGGTGGCGGTGCTCCTGCCGGGCAACGCAAGAGCTTGTTGGATATTCCAGACGAAACAGGTT
- a CDS encoding thymidine phosphorylase: MHLNIIDILTAKRDGATLNDEAIQWLVAAYTNGDVTDYQMSAFLMAAFIRGMSDAETQTLTRAMLYSGEVLDLSDLPGIKVDKHSTGGVGDKISLPLAPIVAACGVPVPMISGRGLGHSGGTLDKLESIPGFKVNLSISEYREQLQQNGLVLIGQTPEIAPADRKLYALRDVTATVPFIPFIASSIMSKKLAEGIDALVLDVKCGRGAFMQTEPEAQKLAQTLVEIGEAFGKPTVGWITNMNAPLGQAVGNWLEVEESVRCLKGENVPEVMELTYALAGEMLCLGGVAETPEVGREMAQEVVINGKAFDKLLKIVDAQGGDPRVLEDTNTYPNLAPAYDIYASDTVVGYVQEVDALTIGKTAVLTGAGRMKKEDPVDPGAGIYLHCKPGSAVHPGTRLATLYTHKADDVSSLQHAVVSAYRFGEEMPASAPLLMQRVTGKQAG; encoded by the coding sequence ATGCACCTCAATATTATTGACATCCTGACCGCAAAACGTGACGGAGCCACCCTGAACGATGAAGCCATCCAGTGGTTGGTGGCGGCATACACGAATGGAGATGTTACGGACTACCAGATGAGCGCTTTTCTGATGGCCGCTTTTATTCGGGGCATGAGCGATGCCGAAACCCAAACCCTCACGCGAGCGATGTTGTATTCCGGCGAAGTGCTTGATTTAAGTGATTTACCGGGCATCAAGGTGGATAAACATTCTACGGGTGGGGTAGGAGACAAAATCTCGTTGCCGCTTGCGCCCATTGTGGCGGCGTGCGGCGTGCCCGTTCCCATGATTTCTGGCCGTGGTTTGGGGCATTCGGGTGGAACCTTAGATAAATTAGAATCCATTCCCGGCTTTAAGGTAAACCTAAGTATCTCGGAATATCGCGAACAATTACAACAAAATGGCTTGGTTTTGATCGGGCAAACGCCAGAAATTGCACCCGCAGACCGCAAACTCTATGCCCTTCGGGATGTAACGGCCACCGTACCGTTTATCCCATTTATTGCCTCTTCTATTATGTCCAAAAAACTGGCAGAGGGGATTGACGCCTTGGTATTGGATGTAAAATGTGGACGGGGTGCTTTTATGCAAACCGAGCCAGAGGCCCAAAAGCTGGCCCAAACATTGGTGGAAATTGGTGAAGCTTTTGGCAAACCAACCGTTGGGTGGATCACCAATATGAATGCACCACTGGGGCAAGCAGTAGGAAACTGGCTGGAAGTGGAAGAGTCCGTTCGGTGTCTGAAAGGGGAAAATGTGCCAGAAGTCATGGAACTGACGTATGCTTTGGCAGGCGAGATGTTGTGTTTGGGTGGCGTAGCCGAAACCCCAGAAGTGGGGCGCGAAATGGCGCAAGAAGTAGTAATAAATGGCAAGGCATTTGATAAATTATTGAAAATTGTTGACGCACAAGGCGGTGATCCGCGTGTATTAGAGGATACCAATACGTATCCTAATCTCGCACCAGCCTATGACATATATGCGTCGGATACCGTTGTGGGCTATGTCCAAGAGGTGGATGCCTTAACCATTGGGAAAACGGCTGTGTTGACAGGCGCAGGGAGGATGAAAAAAGAGGATCCGGTAGATCCAGGTGCTGGTATTTATCTACATTGTAAGCCTGGCAGCGCAGTACATCCCGGAACGCGGTTGGCAACCTTATACACCCACAAAGCAGACGATGTATCGTCGCTACAACATGCCGTAGTCTCGGCCTATCGTTTTGGCGAAGAAATGCCTGCATCGGCCCCTTTGCTCATGCAACGGGTAACAGGAAAACAGGCTGGTTGA
- a CDS encoding ABC transporter permease, which translates to MRFINEVWEGLRIAFLAIRNNKLRSGLTTLGIIIGIVMVTSMFTVINGIERSFDNSVSMLGNDVLRVQRFPWGAQPGDWWKYINRPNIEPELAETIHNRSSYAKAVAPVAFYVSNVKYKSNQIKGVFMQASTPAYSEINQIKLDSGRFYTEEDNRTARNVCVLGVDVLEALFPNEQPLGKKIKLISQSFQQTGPGGMGIQMKESQQHCEVIGVLAKQGKFLGLFSFDTQIQMPYNTMKKVFGINKQGLQVQVRVDLAEMDAAQDELTGIIRASRKVKPGDADNFAINRQEAFRQQFDGIKAVIYSVGIFLTALSLLVGGIGVMNIMFVSVKERTKEIGIRKAIGAPNRAILGQFLFEAVVICVFGGLIGIVLSFGVTAFINTLFTAVMSVGTVVLAFSICVLVGIIFGFIPAWSAANANPIEALRYE; encoded by the coding sequence ATGCGTTTCATCAATGAAGTGTGGGAAGGTCTTCGGATTGCTTTCTTGGCCATTCGGAACAATAAATTGCGTTCTGGCCTCACCACCTTGGGCATTATTATCGGGATTGTGATGGTCACTTCTATGTTTACGGTGATCAATGGCATAGAACGATCGTTCGACAACAGTGTTTCTATGCTTGGAAACGATGTATTGCGGGTTCAACGGTTTCCATGGGGCGCCCAGCCTGGCGATTGGTGGAAATACATCAACCGCCCCAACATAGAGCCGGAACTTGCCGAGACCATTCACAACCGCTCTTCCTATGCAAAAGCCGTTGCCCCGGTAGCCTTTTATGTTTCTAATGTAAAATATAAAAGCAACCAGATCAAAGGGGTTTTTATGCAGGCTTCCACCCCAGCATATAGCGAGATTAACCAAATTAAGTTAGACAGTGGGCGCTTCTATACCGAGGAAGACAACCGAACCGCACGAAATGTGTGTGTATTAGGGGTTGATGTCTTGGAAGCACTTTTCCCCAACGAGCAGCCTTTGGGCAAGAAAATCAAATTAATTTCGCAGTCTTTCCAGCAAACGGGGCCGGGTGGCATGGGCATACAAATGAAAGAAAGCCAACAGCATTGCGAAGTAATTGGCGTGCTTGCGAAGCAAGGGAAATTCTTAGGGCTTTTTTCGTTCGATACCCAAATTCAGATGCCGTATAACACGATGAAGAAAGTGTTTGGCATCAATAAACAAGGACTTCAGGTACAAGTGCGGGTGGATTTGGCCGAGATGGACGCCGCCCAAGACGAATTAACGGGCATTATTCGTGCATCCCGCAAAGTTAAACCGGGGGATGCCGATAATTTTGCCATTAACCGCCAAGAAGCCTTTCGACAACAATTTGATGGCATTAAGGCCGTCATTTATTCCGTTGGGATTTTTCTTACAGCTTTGTCCTTGCTTGTTGGTGGAATTGGTGTGATGAACATCATGTTTGTCTCCGTAAAAGAACGTACCAAAGAAATTGGCATCCGAAAGGCCATTGGCGCGCCAAACCGGGCTATTCTGGGCCAATTTTTGTTTGAAGCAGTGGTGATTTGTGTGTTTGGTGGGCTTATTGGAATCGTCCTCTCCTTCGGTGTAACGGCTTTTATTAATACCCTGTTTACCGCGGTAATGTCGGTGGGGACGGTTGTCTTGGCTTTTAGCATTTGTGTTTTGGTAGGCATTATCTTTGGTTTTATTCCAGCATGGTCTGCTGCTAACGCCAACCCGATCGAAGCATTACGCTACGAATAA
- a CDS encoding ABC transporter permease, whose amino-acid sequence MNLEFIKMAWGAIIANKLRSALTLLGMVIGVFSVIASVTAVSAIDSSFNTTIDFLGSSTFTLQKFPGVQFGPSDERIRNRKNLTYDQMLQLRRRSTLATSVSAAGFFPTVQLRYKDRKTNPNVQLQGSDEHWAVNNSYELGSGRFLTDGDVQYGRPVVVLGTEVVSKLFETETPIGKDILVGGHRMTVIGVLKQKGQSFGQSQDNLVVAPITTLFVQYGDPDQNIDILVRAKNVEILAESIDESIGIFRAVRRLDAKEDNDFEVITNDSVVETFTGFTAYLTLGGAGIGLIALLAAGIGIMNIMLVSVTERTREIGIRKSIGAKKGDILRQFLYEAVFLCQIGGVLGILMGIGTGNILSLMWETPLVVPWGWAFGAVAGVTAIALIFGVYPAWKAANLRPIDALRYE is encoded by the coding sequence ATGAATCTTGAATTTATCAAAATGGCCTGGGGGGCGATCATCGCGAACAAATTGCGATCTGCCCTCACGTTATTAGGGATGGTGATTGGTGTCTTTTCGGTGATTGCCTCGGTTACGGCAGTTTCGGCCATAGACTCCAGTTTTAATACCACGATAGATTTTTTGGGGTCATCTACCTTTACCCTTCAGAAGTTTCCCGGCGTCCAGTTTGGGCCGAGTGACGAGCGTATTCGGAATCGAAAAAACCTGACCTACGACCAAATGCTGCAATTACGCCGCCGGAGTACGTTGGCCACCTCGGTAAGTGCAGCGGGTTTTTTCCCGACCGTTCAATTACGTTACAAAGACCGAAAAACCAATCCTAACGTACAATTGCAAGGCTCGGATGAACACTGGGCAGTGAACAACAGCTACGAACTTGGTTCTGGACGTTTTTTAACCGATGGAGATGTACAATACGGCCGCCCCGTAGTAGTCTTGGGGACAGAAGTCGTAAGCAAGCTCTTCGAAACAGAAACCCCGATCGGTAAAGACATTTTGGTAGGCGGACATCGGATGACGGTGATAGGCGTACTCAAGCAAAAAGGACAGAGTTTCGGTCAAAGCCAAGACAACTTAGTTGTGGCCCCTATTACCACTCTTTTTGTGCAATATGGCGATCCAGATCAGAACATAGACATTCTTGTTCGGGCCAAAAACGTGGAAATTCTGGCTGAAAGCATTGACGAAAGTATTGGTATTTTTCGGGCCGTTCGCCGTTTGGATGCCAAAGAAGACAATGACTTTGAAGTGATTACCAACGACTCGGTGGTGGAAACGTTTACGGGTTTTACGGCTTATCTGACCTTGGGCGGCGCGGGTATTGGTTTGATTGCGCTCTTGGCTGCAGGGATTGGCATTATGAATATCATGTTGGTCTCGGTAACGGAGCGCACGCGGGAAATTGGCATTCGGAAATCCATTGGGGCCAAAAAAGGCGATATTTTACGTCAATTTTTGTATGAAGCGGTGTTCTTGTGTCAAATTGGCGGCGTATTGGGAATTTTAATGGGCATCGGAACGGGCAATATTTTATCGCTCATGTGGGAGACGCCACTTGTTGTACCCTGGGGCTGGGCGTTTGGCGCAGTAGCAGGTGTCACGGCCATCGCCTTGATATTTGGCGTTTATCCTGCTTGGAAGGCTGCAAATCTGAGGCCCATAGATGCCTTACGCTACGAATAA
- the rpiA gene encoding ribose 5-phosphate isomerase A, translating into MISPKQRAGEAAAALIVDGMNVGLGTGSTTAFAIEALGQRIREEGLRIRGVPTSFFAERLARQSGIPLISLDEIATLDLAFDGADEVDPAFNLIKGRGAAHTREKVVAAQAKRFVVLVDDSKMVEKLGLKMPLPIEVLPMALGPITRALENMGALPELRMGLRKDGPVVSDQGFWVVDAIFPEGLPELDMLNQTLLQMPGILDHGLFLHMATDVLIGHENGQLSHQKRPV; encoded by the coding sequence ATGATTTCTCCCAAACAACGGGCTGGCGAAGCGGCTGCCGCTTTGATAGTAGATGGAATGAACGTGGGGCTTGGAACAGGCTCCACGACGGCTTTTGCAATTGAAGCCCTTGGGCAGCGCATTCGTGAAGAAGGCTTACGGATTCGCGGTGTACCTACCTCTTTTTTTGCTGAACGTCTCGCTCGGCAATCGGGCATTCCGCTTATCAGTTTAGACGAAATCGCCACCTTAGACTTGGCCTTCGACGGAGCCGACGAGGTGGATCCGGCGTTTAACCTGATTAAAGGACGCGGCGCGGCGCATACCCGCGAAAAAGTGGTGGCCGCACAAGCCAAACGCTTTGTGGTCTTGGTAGATGACTCCAAAATGGTCGAGAAATTGGGTCTCAAGATGCCGCTTCCAATAGAGGTACTGCCCATGGCGCTTGGCCCCATAACAAGGGCATTAGAAAACATGGGCGCGCTCCCCGAATTGCGCATGGGACTACGAAAAGATGGCCCGGTGGTGAGCGACCAAGGGTTTTGGGTGGTGGACGCGATATTTCCGGAGGGGCTGCCTGAATTAGACATGCTCAACCAAACCCTACTCCAAATGCCGGGTATTTTAGATCACGGCCTGTTCCTGCATATGGCCACCGATGTGCTCATCGGCCACGAGAATGGTCAACTTTCGCACCAAAAGCGCCCCGTATAG
- a CDS encoding helix-turn-helix transcriptional regulator produces MRKSIDIALQIQDILQRKGWTQKELAAHTEQRPSFISRILAGKTNMTLQTIARIEDALGENLLVVPKYVHESKTMPFYQSEFPYSPANQPRTIAQDYPQRWRSILNVHDLSDAHHQTLSYAPTTLGVQKPHFSSHTQKTTPWIASPN; encoded by the coding sequence ATGCGCAAAAGCATAGACATCGCCCTCCAAATCCAAGACATCCTACAACGGAAAGGTTGGACACAAAAGGAATTGGCAGCACATACGGAGCAACGCCCTTCTTTCATTAGTCGTATTTTGGCTGGAAAAACCAATATGACCTTGCAAACCATTGCCCGTATCGAGGACGCACTGGGCGAGAATCTTTTGGTGGTTCCTAAGTATGTACATGAAAGCAAAACGATGCCATTCTACCAAAGTGAGTTTCCCTACTCACCAGCCAATCAGCCCAGAACCATCGCACAAGATTATCCGCAACGTTGGCGGTCAATTCTAAACGTCCATGATTTGTCGGACGCGCACCACCAAACGTTGTCTTATGCCCCAACAACATTGGGTGTCCAAAAGCCGCACTTTTCATCTCATACACAAAAGACTACCCCATGGATCGCCTCGCCTAATTAG
- a CDS encoding transposase: MKKQEQQVSPASANRLRRKYDRTFKQEAVRMLQSGKVVKEVAELLGVSEQVLYNWKSTVTSPAPTTRKGGIRHWGIFAPTSLRNATFLT, translated from the coding sequence ATGAAGAAACAAGAACAACAAGTAAGTCCTGCAAGTGCGAACCGGTTGCGGCGCAAGTATGACAGGACGTTCAAACAAGAAGCAGTGCGGATGCTGCAAAGCGGCAAGGTCGTAAAAGAAGTGGCCGAACTGCTCGGTGTGAGCGAACAGGTGTTGTACAACTGGAAGAGTACCGTTACATCGCCTGCTCCTACAACCCGAAAAGGAGGCATTCGGCACTGGGGTATCTTCGCCCCGACAAGTTTGAGGAACGCTACTTTTCTAACTTAA
- a CDS encoding OmpA family protein, with protein MRVKTYIISAFLLFMGFPTSVLAQSNPYRGSQAYLGLSGGVYGYQGRIDLENAVNTATASKWYPGAAIHASFPIRPNAVYFRGVVGASNFSGDTQFSYAQNAFGAKPVVWLESQAVFPILRNGGMVLPYLFGGFGAFVADPFEGFRKNTEVPGAGNNKPDRSAFSFPVAGLGVDFALSKKMSVFVEGTYRYHWNFLVKSPSHPFSTSFIAGGLRFGLPSRGLGVATDQTPPEIPQPREIPVYDPPAAEVPQPPAPQGCTLSVLNSVNFNYNKDELDAAARSLLDENIAELNRSATCCVRILGYTDEATSPANALRISESRARKVYDYYVSKGIDPSRLRMAAMGEAQPNCNKSDPGKGCRFNRRVESKPVDCSNLGQ; from the coding sequence ATGCGTGTTAAGACTTACATTATTTCGGCATTTTTGCTATTTATGGGCTTCCCTACATCGGTTTTGGCTCAAAGCAATCCATACCGTGGCAGTCAGGCATATTTGGGCCTCTCTGGCGGAGTTTATGGGTATCAAGGACGCATTGATCTCGAAAACGCGGTCAATACGGCAACCGCCTCCAAGTGGTACCCCGGAGCAGCTATCCATGCCTCTTTTCCGATCCGGCCCAATGCCGTGTATTTTCGGGGCGTCGTGGGTGCATCCAATTTTTCGGGCGATACCCAATTTTCATACGCCCAAAACGCATTTGGTGCTAAACCCGTTGTTTGGTTAGAATCTCAGGCCGTTTTCCCGATTCTCCGCAATGGGGGAATGGTGTTGCCTTATCTTTTTGGGGGCTTTGGGGCCTTTGTCGCCGATCCTTTCGAGGGATTCCGGAAAAACACCGAAGTCCCTGGGGCTGGCAATAATAAGCCAGATCGCTCCGCTTTTTCTTTTCCAGTAGCAGGCCTCGGGGTGGATTTCGCCCTATCCAAAAAAATGTCGGTTTTTGTGGAAGGAACCTACCGCTATCACTGGAATTTCTTGGTGAAAAGCCCCAGTCATCCGTTCAGTACTTCCTTTATAGCAGGTGGACTTCGCTTCGGATTACCCAGTCGAGGACTGGGCGTGGCTACCGATCAAACGCCACCCGAAATTCCACAGCCCCGTGAAATTCCCGTTTACGACCCGCCTGCCGCCGAAGTACCGCAACCTCCAGCCCCTCAGGGCTGTACCCTGTCGGTTTTAAATAGTGTCAATTTTAATTATAACAAAGATGAATTGGACGCTGCTGCAAGGTCTTTGCTTGATGAAAACATCGCAGAACTTAACCGCTCAGCTACATGTTGTGTACGAATCTTGGGCTATACCGACGAAGCAACCTCGCCAGCAAACGCCCTGCGGATTTCCGAAAGCCGCGCACGAAAAGTGTATGACTATTACGTGTCTAAAGGGATAGACCCGTCTCGACTCCGCATGGCCGCAATGGGAGAGGCACAGCCAAACTGCAATAAATCCGATCCTGGAAAGGGTTGTCGTTTTAATCGTCGGGTGGAGTCCAAGCCCGTGGACTGTAGCAATTTGGGGCAATAG